From one Mya arenaria isolate MELC-2E11 chromosome 4, ASM2691426v1 genomic stretch:
- the LOC128231126 gene encoding uncharacterized protein LOC128231126: MARVMDDGEESPDFQVTNGVKQGCVLAPTLFSMMFSAMLSDAFQVDDPGVHIKYRRDGKLFNLRRLKAITKVKNTIIRDLFFADDCALHAITESEIQQSLKQFSSACDNFGLTISIKKIEVLHQPAPEKPYVEPTLLVKDTKLNVVDRFTYLGSTLSRAVHINDEINCRIAKASAAFGRLRTNVWERRGIKLDTKISVYRAVVLTTLLYACETWTVYARHARKLNHFHMTCLRRLLHIRWQDRIPDTEVLARSKLTSIHVILQKTQLRWTGHVHRMSDNRIPKQLLYGELQDGSRSTGGQKKRFKDTLKVSLKAFHIPTDKCEELADNRSEWRCHITNGAKLSEHSRTKEMERKRAFRKAKAASTSTTEPDCTDHRCPTCGRYFRARIGLTSHLRTHRNNSTT, encoded by the coding sequence ATGGCTCGAGTCATGGATGACGGAGAAGAATCACCAGACTTCCAAGTAACTAACGGTGTCAAACAAGGCTGTGTTCTCGCTCCAACACTATTCAGTATGATGTTCTCTGCAATGCTGTCTGATGCCTTCCAAGTGGACGATCCGGGAGTGCACATCAAATACCGGAGAGATGGAAAGCTCTTCAATCTTCGTAGACTGAAAGCTATCACAAAAGTCAAGAACACCATCATCCGTGATCTGTTCTTTGCTGATGACTGTGCACTTCATGCCATTACAGAGTCCGAGATTCAACAAAGCCTAAAACAATTCTCAAGTGCCTGTGACAACTTTGGTCTTACAATCAGCATCAAGAAAATAGAGGTGCTCCACCAACCTGCCCCAGAGAAGCCCTATGTAGAACCAACACTACTTGTGAAAGACACAAAACTAAATGTTGTAGATAGATTCACCTACCTGGGAAGCACTTTATCCAGAGCTGTCCACATTAATGATGAGATCAACTGCAGAATTGCAAAGGCCAGTGCAGCTTTCGGCAGACTACGCACAAACGTCTGGGAACGCAGAGGCATAAAACTAGACACAAAGATCAGCGTCTACAGAGCTGTTGTCCTAACCACCCTCTTGTACGCCTGTGAAACATGGACGGTCTATGCAAGACACGCAAGGAAACTTAACCACTTCCACATGACCTGTCTCCGCAGACTTCTCCACATTAGGTGGCAAGACAGAATACCGGACACTGAAGTCTTGGCCCGTTCAAAGCTTACCTCTATACATGTCATCTTACAGAAGACACAATTGCGATGGACTGGCCATGTTCATCGAATGTCAGACAACCGCATTCCAAAGCAACTTCTGTATGGCGAACTGCAGGACGGCTCAAGGTCAACTGGGGGCCAAAAGAAGAGATTCAAAGACACCTTGAAAGTCTCACTGAAAGCATTCCACATACCAACAGATAAGTGTGAAGAATTAGCTGACAACCGATCTGAGTGGCGTTGTCACATCACCAATGGAGCAAAACTGTCAGAACACTCACGTACCAAAGAAATGGAAAGGAAACGTGCATTCCGTAAAGCGAAAGCAGCTAGCACCTCCACCACCGAACCGGATTGTACCGACCACAGATGTCCAACCTGCGGGAGGTACTTCCGTGCCCGGATTGGCCTGACAAGTCATCTGCGGACTCATAGAAACAACTCAACTACATAG
- the LOC128232370 gene encoding beta-1,3-galactosyltransferase 1-like — protein MRKWILKFSFTSVLNMNIYNYLLHNMHSKQKLISIVKMTLLFGVIFGLLRLSFNLVGFKKIDHHSKASVKYLDVFKRLYNIQQFRNETIATFPGALCDTNVTLFVFIVSASQNILAREAIRNTWGTKCTNSHKDARCVFVVGRSRNELLNRYILEESDVNRDILIVPFYDVYSNLTYKTMFALQWSKRYCNGKIKFFMKTDDDMFVSVRRLTAYLNNAPKKRLFIGKCWGLAKPIRNWSSKWYVTFKQYNHTYYPKICSGTGYVMSYDVALSVVQISSTVPYLYLEDVFVAICANRQGIIPKNVSGFHNSKIALKSCKDVHKVFTSHGLSVSEMYKVWKKIGTCSPTEIDEYKQ, from the coding sequence ATGAGAAAATGGATTCTTAAGTTTTCATTTACTTCtgttttgaatatgaatatCTATAACTATTTATTACATAATATGCATTCGAAACAGAAATTAATATCaattgttaaaatgacattattgtTTGGAGTTATATTTGGATTGCTTAGACTAAGTTTTAATTTAGTCggctttaaaaaaattgatcaCCATTCCAAAGCGTCAGTAAAATATTTGGATGTCTTTAAACGCTTGTATAATATACAACAGTTCAGAAACGAAACTATTGCTACATTTCCTGGCGCTCTTTGTGATACAAATGTgacactttttgtttttattgtctcTGCCTCCCAAAACATCCTAGCTCGCGAAGCAATTAGAAATACATGGGgcacaaaatgtacaaattcGCACAAAGATGCCAGATGTGTCTTCGTCGTTGGACGAAGTCGTAACGAATTACTGAATCGCTACATTTTGGAAGAATCCGATGTCAATAGAGATATCCTGATTGTGCCGTTTTATGATGTATATTCGAATTTAACCTACAAAACAATGTTCGCCTTACAATGGAGCAAAAGGTAttgtaatggaaaaataaagtttttcatgAAAACAGACGACGACATGTTTGTAAGTGTTAGAAGGCTGACTGCGTACTTAAACAATGCACCAAAAAAAAGGCTTTTTATAGGTAAATGTTGGGGCCTAGCTAAGCCAATTCGGAATTGGAGTTCTAAATGGTACGTTACTTTCAAACAGTACAATCACACATATTATCCCAAAATTTGCAGCGGTACTGGATATGTTATGTCTTACGACGTTGCACTTTCTGTCGTTCAAATATCAAGCACAGTTCCATATTTGTATTTAGAAGACGTCTTTGTTGCAATTTGCGCTAATAGGCAAGGAATAATTCCAAAGAACGTGTCAGGATTTCATAATTCAAAAATAGCACTAAAATCATGCAAAGATGTCCATAAGGTTTTTACGTCACATGGACTATCAGTATCAGAAATGTATAAGGTATGGAAAAAGATCGGAACTTGTAGTCCTACTGAAATAGatgaatacaaacaataa